The following proteins come from a genomic window of Solwaraspora sp. WMMA2065:
- a CDS encoding ATP-dependent 6-phosphofructokinase codes for MADEPVRLEIRTLGGCLFDSPLARLLLGRNTSWHYVDESDRVLLDDTVGMLTGRGLPIDELPSLEPGGPRQKIFFEPARTRVGIVTCGGLCPGLNNVIRALVLELTAGYGVRQIVGFRNGYQGLVARHGHPVVPLTPAVVDRIDEYGGTILGTSRGNQDPEEIADTLDELGIDILFVIGGDGSMRGASRITEVLARRGRPVAVVGVPKTIDNDIPYIDQSFGFQTAVAHATEVIRAAHVEATAFPGGIGLVQLMGRHSGFIACYAALATHDADFVLVPEVPFALDGPGGLLAHLRRRVTDRGHATVVAAEGAGQEHLAGEPVGHDASGNLRLHDFGRYLRQRIVDDFAGAGREASVKYIDPSYTIRGVPANPYDSVYCIRLAHAAVHAAMAGRTDLVVGRWRGRFVHVPMPLAVSTRNQVDPHGDLWLSVLEATGQPPSIS; via the coding sequence ATGGCCGACGAGCCGGTGCGACTGGAGATCCGGACGCTGGGCGGGTGCCTGTTCGACTCGCCGCTGGCCCGACTGCTGCTCGGGCGCAACACCAGCTGGCACTACGTCGACGAGTCCGACCGGGTGCTGCTCGACGACACCGTCGGGATGCTCACCGGCCGGGGTCTGCCCATCGACGAGCTGCCCAGCCTGGAGCCGGGCGGACCGCGACAGAAGATCTTCTTCGAGCCGGCCCGGACCCGGGTCGGGATCGTCACCTGCGGTGGGCTCTGCCCGGGCCTGAACAACGTCATCCGGGCCCTGGTGCTGGAGTTGACCGCCGGCTACGGGGTGCGGCAGATCGTCGGCTTCCGCAACGGCTATCAGGGGCTGGTCGCCCGGCACGGCCATCCGGTGGTGCCGTTGACGCCGGCCGTCGTCGACCGGATCGACGAGTACGGCGGCACGATCCTCGGTACGTCGCGGGGCAACCAGGATCCGGAGGAGATCGCCGACACCCTCGACGAGCTCGGCATCGACATCCTGTTCGTGATCGGTGGCGACGGTTCGATGCGCGGCGCGTCGAGGATCACCGAGGTGCTCGCCCGTCGGGGCCGGCCGGTCGCCGTCGTCGGGGTGCCGAAGACGATCGACAACGACATTCCGTACATCGATCAGAGTTTTGGTTTTCAGACGGCGGTCGCGCACGCCACCGAGGTGATCCGGGCCGCCCATGTGGAAGCCACCGCGTTCCCCGGCGGGATCGGGCTCGTACAGCTGATGGGCCGGCACTCGGGTTTCATTGCCTGCTACGCGGCCCTGGCCACCCACGACGCCGATTTCGTCCTGGTGCCCGAGGTGCCGTTCGCTCTGGACGGCCCGGGTGGCCTCCTGGCGCACCTGCGCCGGCGGGTCACCGACCGGGGGCACGCGACGGTCGTCGCCGCCGAGGGCGCCGGCCAGGAGCACCTGGCCGGTGAACCCGTGGGCCACGACGCCTCCGGCAATCTGCGGCTGCACGACTTCGGACGCTATCTGCGGCAGCGGATCGTCGACGACTTCGCCGGGGCCGGGCGCGAGGCGAGTGTGAAGTACATCGACCCGAGTTACACGATCCGTGGCGTGCCGGCGAACCCGTACGACAGTGTCTACTGTATTCGGTTGGCGCATGCGGCGGTGCACGCGGCGATGGCCGGTCGGACGGACCTGGTGGTGGGTCGGTGGCGGGGCAGGTTCGTGCATGTGCCGATGCCGCTGGCGGTGAGCACCCGTAACCAGGTCGACCCGCACGGCGACCTCTGGCTGTCGGTCCTGGAGGCCACCGGCCAGCCGCCGTCGATCTCCTGA
- a CDS encoding IS1380 family transposase, with translation MRIRQDAPVVRATFDDPNLVSCAGLVPVMRLAEQAGLHDAVTDRVRLPTDKGANPAGKVATVVAGMLAGADSIDDLDIARHGGMRSLFGSVYAPSTLGSFLRTFTHGHVRQLQAAARDTLIGLTGRAPILTGADTLCFVDIDSMLRRVYGKQKQGIGFGHAKVGGYNVYLRGYNPLVATLSTPLSAPVIAATRLRSGNAGSSRGAATMIAEAITTARACGASGEIMVRADSAFYAKTVISGCRRRGVRFSVTCRIDPKIRAACDGIAADQWVDITYPQAVRDEDAGRWISDAQIAETTYTAFAGTRHEATARLIVRRVRRDDPQQIPGQDELLPTYRYHAVFTDSPYTLVQAEAQHRQHAIIEQVNADLIAGPLAHLPSGHFSANDAWLTCAAITHNLTRAAGHLAAGTWSTARPATIRTRIITVAARLAHRARTIHLHLPEYWPWQAAFDNLFTAVQPAPG, from the coding sequence GTGAGAATACGCCAGGACGCGCCGGTGGTGCGCGCGACGTTCGACGATCCGAATCTGGTGTCGTGTGCCGGTCTCGTTCCGGTGATGCGCCTGGCCGAGCAGGCCGGTCTGCATGACGCGGTCACCGACCGGGTGCGGCTGCCGACGGACAAGGGCGCGAACCCCGCCGGGAAGGTCGCCACGGTCGTGGCGGGGATGCTCGCGGGCGCGGACAGCATCGACGACCTCGACATCGCCCGGCACGGTGGCATGCGGTCGCTGTTCGGCAGCGTGTACGCGCCGTCGACGCTCGGGTCGTTCCTGCGTACGTTCACCCACGGGCACGTACGGCAGTTACAGGCCGCCGCCCGCGACACCCTGATCGGTCTGACCGGCCGGGCACCGATCCTGACCGGCGCCGACACCCTGTGCTTCGTGGACATCGACTCCATGCTGCGGCGGGTGTACGGCAAGCAGAAGCAGGGCATCGGGTTCGGCCACGCCAAGGTCGGCGGCTACAACGTCTACCTGCGCGGCTACAACCCCCTGGTCGCGACGCTGTCCACCCCGCTGTCCGCGCCGGTGATCGCCGCCACGAGGCTGCGGTCGGGTAACGCCGGCTCGTCCCGGGGCGCCGCCACCATGATCGCCGAGGCCATCACGACCGCCCGGGCATGCGGCGCTTCGGGGGAGATCATGGTGCGAGCGGACTCGGCGTTCTACGCCAAGACGGTGATCAGCGGCTGCCGGCGTCGTGGCGTGCGGTTCTCGGTCACCTGCCGCATCGACCCGAAGATCCGCGCCGCGTGCGACGGCATCGCCGCCGACCAGTGGGTCGACATCACCTATCCGCAGGCCGTCCGGGACGAAGACGCCGGCCGGTGGATCTCCGACGCGCAGATCGCCGAAACCACGTACACCGCGTTCGCCGGCACCCGACACGAGGCGACCGCCCGGCTGATCGTGCGCCGCGTCCGCCGCGACGACCCGCAACAGATCCCCGGCCAGGACGAACTCCTACCGACCTACCGGTACCACGCCGTGTTCACCGACAGCCCGTACACCCTCGTACAGGCCGAAGCCCAGCACCGGCAACACGCGATCATCGAGCAGGTCAACGCCGACCTGATCGCCGGCCCCCTCGCCCACCTGCCCTCCGGACACTTCAGCGCCAACGACGCCTGGCTGACCTGCGCCGCGATCACGCACAACCTCACCCGCGCCGCCGGACACCTCGCCGCGGGCACCTGGTCGACCGCCAGACCCGCCACCATCCGGACCCGGATCATCACCGTCGCAGCCCGCCTCGCCCACCGGGCCCGCACCATCCACCTACACCTGCCCGAGTACTGGCCCTGGCAGGCGGCGTTCGACAACCTGTTCACCGCCGTCCAGCCGGCACCCGGCTGA
- a CDS encoding FtsK/SpoIIIE domain-containing protein, which yields MSFGAAYRRAVAAHRRAVTHLTTARSAIADSPAPPPPDLGDVTERLRHVGETLTTGATSAIQDPAVGPAPVRVGMARPVGLAGTGDPVEFPALVPLGAGTHLAIDADARQPRIAALLRSLVVRLLAAAPPGTVRVAALDTTSMGATFLPLRPLVEAGVLAAPAATDAEAKERLDDADQHVRAAQARTGGQPGELLVVVAAALPDSRAELMRLAALTHAGNAARVCVIVAGYPPTGTGAQPPTLGPTTQIRLDGNRGWVGDPPGQPFSSDGTGLAAPVALDGDPPARVVQALADRLGEIHRRGSALDFADLLPPRIWTETAGTGLHTVVGRAGREPAVLAFDDVTPHWLVGGRTGSGKTVFLLDLLYGLAARYPPDELALYLLDFKEGVSFTEFVPTGRDPSWIPHARAVGIESDREYGVAVLRELRRELNRRAAAMKRHGVTKLADLPRDGAPTPRTVAVIDEFHVLFDGNDSVAREAAALLEELARKGRSYGVHLVLASQSMSGIEALYGKTDSIFGQFPLRVALPGGNGVLDPLNQTAGGLPVGQAIVNASAGIAGANTVVRFPDAHGGARRIAALRHELWQARAAGSRPPAIFKGYEAAHLDGDPTYRSLAPGGRRPLALVGRQVDVDLTSAVFPLDATPGRHIAVVGTTGHAADVLHAATVSLARQEPAGHARFLLAPLVASADEVADETAEALHAFGHSITRLTAAELREELRRLANPDTTTTTDGGRTYLVVFGMDAAAGVLGAKDEMYKSGLDDLQVVLRQGPGQGVHLLGWWRGLRRLADDLGGSHNRDDLACLVAMNVPGGELGSYLGTHDLAYRPRPNRALLIDRHDQRTRLIVPFALPGRELDEEG from the coding sequence ATGAGCTTCGGTGCCGCGTACCGTCGGGCGGTCGCCGCCCACCGGCGGGCCGTGACCCATCTGACCACCGCCCGATCGGCCATAGCGGACAGCCCGGCACCGCCGCCGCCGGACCTCGGCGACGTCACCGAACGGCTGCGCCACGTCGGCGAAACCCTCACCACCGGCGCGACCAGCGCCATCCAGGACCCGGCCGTCGGCCCGGCCCCGGTGCGGGTCGGCATGGCCCGCCCGGTCGGGCTGGCCGGCACCGGCGACCCGGTCGAGTTCCCCGCGCTGGTGCCGCTCGGCGCCGGCACCCACCTGGCCATCGACGCCGACGCCCGCCAGCCACGGATCGCCGCCCTGCTGCGCAGCCTCGTCGTGCGACTGCTCGCCGCCGCCCCACCCGGCACGGTACGGGTGGCCGCGCTGGACACCACCTCGATGGGCGCCACCTTCCTGCCGCTGCGCCCGCTGGTCGAAGCCGGCGTGCTGGCGGCACCGGCCGCCACCGACGCCGAAGCCAAGGAACGCCTCGACGACGCCGACCAGCACGTACGCGCCGCCCAGGCCCGCACCGGCGGGCAGCCGGGGGAGCTGCTGGTGGTGGTCGCGGCGGCGCTGCCGGACAGCCGCGCCGAGCTGATGCGCCTCGCCGCGCTCACCCACGCCGGCAACGCCGCCCGGGTCTGCGTGATCGTCGCCGGCTACCCGCCGACCGGCACCGGGGCGCAGCCGCCGACGCTCGGCCCGACCACCCAGATCCGACTCGACGGCAACCGGGGCTGGGTCGGCGACCCACCCGGCCAGCCGTTCAGCTCCGACGGCACCGGGCTGGCCGCACCGGTCGCCCTCGACGGCGACCCGCCGGCCCGGGTCGTGCAGGCCCTCGCCGACCGGCTCGGCGAGATCCACCGGCGCGGCTCCGCACTCGACTTCGCCGACCTGCTGCCGCCCCGGATCTGGACCGAGACCGCCGGCACCGGCCTGCACACCGTCGTCGGCCGCGCCGGCCGGGAGCCGGCGGTCCTCGCCTTCGACGACGTCACCCCGCACTGGCTGGTCGGTGGGCGCACCGGCTCCGGCAAGACCGTCTTCCTGCTTGACCTGCTGTACGGCCTGGCCGCCCGCTACCCACCCGACGAGCTGGCGCTCTACCTGCTCGACTTCAAGGAAGGCGTCAGCTTCACCGAGTTCGTGCCGACCGGCCGCGACCCGTCGTGGATCCCGCACGCCCGCGCCGTCGGCATCGAGTCCGACCGGGAGTACGGCGTCGCCGTGCTGCGCGAACTGCGCCGCGAGCTGAACCGGCGGGCGGCGGCGATGAAACGCCACGGCGTGACGAAGCTGGCCGACCTGCCCCGCGACGGCGCGCCGACGCCGCGTACCGTCGCCGTGATCGACGAGTTCCACGTGTTGTTCGACGGTAACGACTCGGTCGCCCGCGAGGCCGCCGCCCTGCTGGAGGAGCTGGCCCGCAAAGGCCGGTCGTACGGCGTACACCTGGTCCTGGCCAGCCAGAGCATGTCCGGCATCGAAGCCCTCTACGGCAAGACCGACTCGATCTTCGGCCAGTTCCCGCTGCGGGTGGCGCTGCCCGGCGGCAACGGCGTCCTCGACCCGCTCAACCAGACCGCCGGCGGGCTGCCGGTCGGGCAGGCGATCGTCAACGCCTCGGCCGGCATCGCCGGTGCCAACACGGTCGTCCGGTTCCCGGACGCGCACGGCGGTGCCCGGCGGATCGCCGCGCTGCGCCACGAGCTGTGGCAGGCCCGCGCCGCCGGCTCCCGGCCACCGGCGATCTTCAAGGGGTACGAGGCGGCGCACCTCGACGGCGACCCGACGTACCGCTCACTGGCCCCCGGCGGGCGGCGTCCCCTCGCGCTGGTCGGCCGGCAGGTCGACGTGGATCTGACGTCGGCGGTGTTCCCGCTGGACGCCACCCCCGGCCGGCACATCGCGGTGGTCGGCACCACCGGCCACGCCGCCGACGTGCTGCACGCCGCCACGGTCAGCCTGGCCCGGCAGGAGCCGGCCGGCCACGCCCGGTTCCTGCTGGCCCCGCTGGTCGCCTCCGCCGACGAGGTCGCCGATGAAACCGCTGAGGCGCTGCACGCCTTCGGGCATTCGATCACCCGGTTGACCGCCGCCGAGCTGCGCGAGGAGCTGCGCCGACTGGCCAACCCGGACACCACTACGACGACTGACGGCGGGCGGACGTACCTCGTGGTGTTCGGGATGGACGCCGCAGCCGGGGTGCTCGGCGCGAAGGACGAGATGTACAAGTCCGGGCTGGACGACCTGCAGGTGGTGCTGCGCCAGGGGCCCGGCCAGGGCGTCCATCTGCTGGGTTGGTGGCGTGGGCTACGGCGGCTCGCCGACGACCTGGGCGGCTCACACAACCGCGACGACCTGGCCTGCCTGGTGGCGATGAACGTCCCCGGCGGTGAGCTCGGCTCCTACCTGGGCACCCACGACCTGGCGTACCGGCCGCGGCCGAACCGGGCGCTGCTGATCGACCGGCACGACCAGCGGACCCGGCTGATCGTGCCGTTCGCGTTGCCCGGCCGCGAGCTGGACGAGGAAGGCTGA
- a CDS encoding DUF1986 domain-containing protein, whose amino-acid sequence MTALVAAVTTPSTAAGAPQQIIGGDTVLSAPWAAAVYSDGSFRCSGSMIASRWVLTAEHCIGGSMSVRAGSVHHATGGQVSAVSATYSQYGYLYDIGLLYLSTPISTTYVTLASSDPPVGSTNTIYGWGRTCLNCHLSPQLKTASVQVVSVRGRDAYEGPALRSSPVTGIAWQGDSGGPQFYNGQQVGVCSNSNGSSSQNYSSVAASRDWITSITGV is encoded by the coding sequence GTGACGGCACTCGTGGCCGCCGTCACGACTCCGTCGACAGCCGCTGGCGCACCGCAGCAGATCATCGGCGGCGACACCGTCTTGTCAGCGCCCTGGGCAGCCGCTGTCTACAGCGACGGCTCGTTCAGATGCTCCGGCTCGATGATCGCCTCCCGCTGGGTGCTCACCGCCGAGCACTGCATCGGCGGCTCGATGTCGGTACGGGCCGGCAGTGTCCATCACGCCACCGGCGGCCAGGTGAGCGCGGTCAGCGCGACCTACTCCCAGTACGGATACCTATACGACATCGGGCTGCTGTATCTCAGCACACCGATCAGCACCACGTACGTCACGCTCGCCAGCAGCGACCCGCCGGTCGGCTCGACCAACACCATCTACGGCTGGGGCCGTACCTGCCTCAACTGTCACCTGTCGCCGCAGCTCAAAACAGCCTCGGTGCAGGTGGTGTCGGTGCGGGGCCGGGACGCGTACGAGGGACCGGCGCTGCGCAGCTCCCCGGTGACCGGCATCGCCTGGCAGGGGGACTCGGGCGGTCCGCAGTTCTACAACGGACAACAGGTTGGTGTCTGCTCGAACTCCAACGGGTCGAGCTCGCAGAACTACTCCTCGGTCGCTGCCAGCCGCGACTGGATCACCTCGATCACCGGCGTCTGA
- a CDS encoding SGNH/GDSL hydrolase family protein produces MPLRPLARAAVALAVTLGATGVGIGAATAPAHAAPAAVHYVALGDSFSSGVGAGPYETTCLRSDRSYAPLWAAANAPASFRFVACGGAVTDDVLDNQLSALDAGTTMVTITIGGNDAGFADVVLSCRLGSESSCASAVDRAERFATTELPGRLDTTYAAIRQRAPDAQLIVLGYPRLFDEVRYCGLFSMSLTKRSIINDAADLLADVTAARASAAGATFVDTRPQFAGHGVCAGSPWINDFSALIAAYHPNAAGYRDGYLAALNTVTG; encoded by the coding sequence ATGCCCCTTCGTCCCCTGGCCCGCGCCGCCGTCGCGCTGGCCGTCACCCTCGGCGCCACCGGCGTCGGCATCGGCGCGGCCACCGCTCCGGCGCACGCCGCACCCGCCGCCGTGCACTATGTCGCCCTCGGCGACTCGTTCTCCTCCGGCGTCGGCGCCGGCCCCTACGAGACGACCTGCCTGCGCAGCGACCGCTCGTACGCGCCGCTGTGGGCGGCCGCCAACGCGCCGGCCAGCTTCCGCTTCGTCGCCTGCGGCGGTGCGGTCACCGACGACGTGCTCGACAACCAGCTGTCCGCGCTCGACGCCGGCACCACGATGGTCACCATCACCATCGGCGGCAACGACGCCGGATTCGCCGACGTCGTGCTGAGCTGCCGGCTGGGCAGCGAGTCCTCCTGCGCCAGCGCGGTCGACCGGGCCGAACGGTTCGCCACCACCGAACTGCCCGGCCGGCTCGACACCACCTACGCCGCCATCCGACAGCGGGCACCGGACGCGCAGCTGATCGTGCTCGGCTACCCGCGCCTGTTCGACGAGGTCCGCTACTGCGGCCTGTTCAGCATGAGTCTGACCAAGCGGTCCATCATCAACGACGCGGCGGACCTGCTGGCCGACGTCACCGCCGCCCGCGCGTCGGCCGCCGGGGCCACCTTCGTGGACACCCGGCCGCAGTTCGCCGGGCACGGCGTCTGCGCCGGCAGCCCGTGGATCAACGACTTCTCCGCGTTGATCGCCGCGTACCACCCGAACGCCGCCGGCTACCGCGACGGCTACCTGGCCGCGCTCAACACGGTCACCGGCTGA
- a CDS encoding glutamate synthase subunit beta has translation MPDPTGFLRIDRRLPHRRPVPVRIMDWREVYPPATDELIREQATRCMDCGIPFCHDGCPLGNRIPDWNDLVRTGGWASAIESLHATNNFPEFTGRLCPAPCEAACVLGIAGGAPVTIKQVEVEIINRAVGAGLVTPHPVPEPSGRRVAVVGSGPAGLAAAQQLARAGHAVTVFERDDAIGGLMRYGIPDFKLEKEHIDLRLAQLAAEGVQFRTGVNVGVDVTAEQLRADHDAVLLACGALAGRDTPATPGRALRGVHLAMEHLVESNRVVAAAAAHARTAEAAGVVAVEPPSESGSSHVDGVPVDRPAIDAAGRHVVIIGGGDTAADCLGVAHRQGAAGVYQLDLYPEPPSARDEARDPWPTWPWVLREYPAHEEGGERVFAVAVQEFVDDGTGAVRAVRIAEVTVTKRDGERILTVVPGTERELPADLVLLAIGFEGTEQQPLLEQLRLVRNRRGAIDSDGDWQTATKGVFVAGDMHRGASLIVWAIAEGRAAAAAIHSYLGGVGELPAPVVPTAQPLAAR, from the coding sequence GTGCCTGACCCGACCGGATTCCTGCGGATCGACCGGCGGCTGCCGCATCGCCGACCCGTGCCGGTGCGGATCATGGACTGGCGGGAGGTCTACCCGCCGGCCACCGATGAGCTGATCCGCGAGCAGGCGACCCGCTGCATGGACTGCGGCATTCCGTTCTGCCACGACGGCTGCCCGCTGGGCAACCGCATCCCGGACTGGAACGACCTGGTCCGTACCGGTGGCTGGGCGTCGGCGATCGAGTCGCTGCACGCCACCAACAACTTCCCGGAGTTCACCGGCCGGCTCTGCCCGGCGCCCTGTGAGGCGGCCTGCGTGCTGGGTATCGCCGGCGGCGCGCCGGTCACCATCAAGCAGGTCGAGGTGGAGATCATCAACCGGGCGGTCGGCGCCGGTCTGGTCACTCCGCATCCGGTGCCGGAGCCGTCCGGGCGGCGGGTCGCGGTGGTCGGTTCCGGCCCGGCCGGGCTGGCCGCCGCCCAGCAGCTGGCGCGCGCCGGGCACGCGGTCACCGTCTTCGAGCGTGACGACGCCATCGGCGGCCTGATGCGGTACGGCATCCCCGACTTCAAGTTGGAGAAGGAGCACATCGATCTGCGGTTGGCCCAGTTGGCGGCCGAGGGCGTGCAGTTCCGCACCGGAGTGAACGTCGGCGTCGACGTGACCGCCGAGCAGTTGCGCGCCGACCACGACGCGGTGCTGCTGGCCTGCGGGGCGCTGGCCGGCCGGGACACCCCGGCGACGCCGGGCCGGGCGCTTCGCGGGGTGCACCTGGCGATGGAGCACCTGGTCGAGTCGAACCGGGTGGTGGCGGCTGCGGCGGCGCACGCCCGCACGGCCGAGGCGGCCGGGGTGGTGGCCGTCGAGCCGCCGTCGGAGTCCGGGTCATCGCACGTGGACGGCGTACCGGTGGACCGGCCGGCGATCGACGCGGCCGGCCGGCACGTGGTGATCATCGGCGGGGGTGACACCGCCGCCGACTGCCTCGGGGTGGCGCACCGGCAGGGTGCGGCCGGGGTCTACCAGCTGGACCTCTACCCGGAGCCGCCGAGCGCCCGCGACGAGGCCCGGGACCCGTGGCCGACCTGGCCGTGGGTGCTGCGCGAGTACCCGGCGCACGAGGAGGGCGGCGAGCGGGTCTTCGCCGTCGCGGTGCAGGAGTTCGTCGACGACGGCACCGGCGCGGTACGGGCGGTCCGCATCGCCGAGGTGACAGTGACCAAGCGTGACGGCGAGCGGATCCTGACCGTGGTGCCGGGCACCGAGCGGGAGCTGCCGGCGGACCTGGTGCTGCTGGCGATCGGCTTCGAGGGCACCGAGCAGCAGCCGTTGCTGGAGCAGCTGCGGCTGGTCCGTAACCGGCGCGGGGCGATCGACTCCGACGGTGACTGGCAGACCGCCACCAAGGGGGTCTTCGTCGCCGGTGACATGCACCGGGGGGCGTCGTTGATCGTGTGGGCGATCGCCGAGGGACGGGCGGCGGCGGCCGCCATCCACTCGTACCTCGGTGGGGTGGGGGAGCTGCCGGCACCGGTGGTGCCGACGGCGCAGCCACTCGCCGCCCGCTGA